GACGGCGCCAGCAGCCTTGCGCGGTGCCGGCACCACGGCCTGCTGGCTGGGGTGGACGGCGAAGGCAGGGACCAGCGTGATGGTCATGACCGCTGCCACGGCGAGCGGCAGCCACGGAGCAATGAGGCTGGCCAGAATTCCAACCAAGGCCGGTCCGAGCACGAAGGTGACCTCGTCGGCCGTGCCCTCATAGGAAAGTGCTGTGTCAAGATCGGCACGGCTGCCAGCGACGCTCCGGCTACCTCCCGCGGGCACTACCGGTTCGGTTCCGGCACTGTCTCTCCTGGAAGCACTGTCTCTCCTGGAAGCACTGGTACTTCGGGCTGAGGACAGGTTCCGGGTGGTCAGTGCCATCCAGCGAACACGGGCCATGGGGCCAACCTGTGGGCAGCTCGCGCCAGCGAGGAAACCTGCTACGAGCACGCCTGTCGCGTCCACCACGGAGATATAGCTTGGGGTCACGTAGGCGGCGGCAAGAAGGCCGACGACGGCCAAGGTGTTGACCACCGCCGCCACAAGCAGGACGATACGTTGGCCGGCACGATCAGCCAGCGAACCAAGGACAGGAGCGCCCACCGCTGAACCGATGCCCACGGCCCCGGCGGCCATGCCACCGATTGCGTATGAATGGCTCACCGCTGTAACCAGGGTCAAGGTCCCCACGGTAAGCATTGCCAAAGGGAGCCTTGCGAAGAGTCCGAGGGGCAGGAACCCCGGTCCGGCCAGTTCGGGCAGCCGCGCGAACCTCCCGGGCAGGCGTGATCGGTTGGTGGACGGCGTCGGGGTCTGATGTGAAGGCAGTGGCTTGGAAGCCAAAGAAGATTTTTCCATTGTTCCGGGTTCGCTAAAGTCTGCGCATCGTCCCTCCTCCCGATGCGCGCGACCCGGTGTAACGGATCAAGTCTATCGGATCCGGGCTCAGGCAGGCATTGCTTCGGCAACAACCACCGAGGAACCATGCCTGCCCTTGACCACATGAAGCTGGCTGCTGATGCGTTGCTTCATTTCTGCGACGTGGCTGACCAGCCCCACAACCCTGCCGCCGTCGCGCAATCCTTCCAAGGCATCCATGACCTGTTCAAGGGCTTGCTCGTCCAGGCTCCCGAATCCTTCATCCACAAACAGCGTTTCGATGTCCACACCACCGGCCTCCTGCTGCACAACGTCCGCTAGGCCAAGGGCCAGCGACAAAGAGGCCATGAAGGACTCTCCGCCTGAGAGGGTGGACGTATCACGCCGCTGGCCGGTCCACTCATCCACCACTTCCAGTCCAAGACCGGATTTCTGGTTGCGCGCAGCCCGGGCGTCCGTGTGCTGCAACGTGTAGCGTCCATCGCTCATCGCAACGAGTCTCTCCGACGCCGCGATCGCCACCTGTTCCAGGCGGGCAGCCAGCACGTAGCTGTTCAGGCTCATGCGGTAGTTGTTTTCGCCTGCCCCACGAAGGGTGTCCGCCAGCCCAGCCAACAAGGTGGCATGCTGGCGAGGTTCCCGTCCTGCCTCGGCAAGGTTCCGATACTCCACGCGGATCCGCTGCACAGACCGGGCTGCCTTGCTTGCGAGCCCCGCGGACAGCGCCAGTTCTTTTGCGGCTTCCATGGCGCGGGCAGCCTCAGTCTTCGCGACGCTGAGCTCGTCCTCCGGCAGGGGAAGCTCGCCGATGCTGACTTCCTTGGCTGCCATGACGAGGTCCTCACCAGCGAACAGTTCATCCAGTCGGGCAGCCTCGGCCTCAAAATCCGCAAACGCCTTCTCCAGAGCCACAACATCCGACGCTGACAGGAGCTCGCGACGCACATCCTCGGCCGAGGAAAACCCTGACCCGGGCAGGGCCCTTTCCAGCGCTGCGAGCGCTTCCATGCGTGCGGTCCCGGCACGCTGGAGTTCGTTGACGGCATCCACTTCTGCCTGAAGCAGCAGCCGCTGGGACGTGAGGGCCCCTGACCGCTCGCGAAGGCTGGGGAAGCCCTGTCTCAGGCCTTCGAGCTCGTCCTCAAGCGCACGGTGCTGTTCCTGGAGCACTTCTACAGCTGAGGCTGCTTGCATAGCGGCATTCATAGAGCCGGAGTGTTCCTCCTGGAGCAATGTGATGCGCTTGGCGAGTGCGTCTTGCTTGCTACGGAGCTTATCCAACGCGCCACGTGCTTTCCGGGCTTCCAGGGCCGCAGCTTCCGATGCCACCAGGCGCGCGGCCGATTCGTCCGGGTCCGCTGAGCCACCCTGGGCGGCCAAGCCCGCCAGCAACTGGGCGGCGCTTGATACCTCCTCCGCGATGCGTTCCAGAGCCTTCTCGCTGGCTTCAAAAAGTTGGTTGGCCTGGTCTTCTTCCTGGGCGATGGAGAGCGCCGAACGAGCCGCCGCTGCCGGGCTTGGGTGATCGTTGCTGCCACAAACGGGACAAGCATGCCCCGGTGCAAGGGCTGCCGCGAGCTCACCGGCTGCATTGGCAAGGCGGGCCTCCCTCACGTCAAGCCAAGCTTGCCTGAGGTCCTGTGTTTTGCTGCGTGCCTGGGTGTGACGCTCACTGACGTCCTTCAGCTCGGCGGCGGCTGCTGCATGACGGGACACAACCGAGACTAGTCCGGCCGCAGCGGCCGCCTCCCGTTCCAGGTCATCGGCTTGGGCGGCCAAGGGCTCCAGTGGCTCCATCCCAGCCCTCAGTGCGGATTCATCGGCGCGAAGGCGCTCCAACGATTCTGCTGCTGCTTGGGCGGCTGCCAGATGGTTGGAATGTTCTTCCCGTTTGGCTGCCAGGCGGCTGGCCACATCCTCCATACGCCGCTCGTCCGGAAGCCTGGCATCGAGTACGGCGAGGGTGGACTTTACTTTCTCCAGGGCCGCGACCGGATGTGCCGCATCCAAGCCGGCGGATAGGAGCTGCTCACGGGTCTTGTCCCTATCTCCGAGCGCAGACCGGTATTTCCCCTCCGTGGCATCCACGGCCTCCAGTTGTCCCCCAAGGACAGCCGCACGCCGATGCCCTCCAAGCTTTTCCTTGTTCTCCAGTGCCCGCGCCGCAGCTAATTCATGCAGTACGCGCCGTTGCATCCCGGCAGCCAGCCGGGCATGCCGCTGGGCTTTGTCCTGCTCCTCTTGAAGCTGCTCCGCAAGCCGCACGGCCCGGGCATCAGCTGCGCTGGCTTCGTCATTTCGCCGCACGCTTTCTGCGAGCAACTCCGTCTCCAGCGCCGCGAGCCATACCTCGGGCGCTCCGGCAGCTGTTTCCACATCCGTTACGGCATCCGAAAGCCCCAACTGCTCCCGTTCCGAGGCGGCCCTGCCAAGCAGAATCGTCAGTTCTGCCGCGTTGTCCTCCACCGCACGGGCTGCCTCCGCCGCCTGACGTGCTATCTGCCGCTCCACGGCCTCGAATCGCTG
This window of the Arthrobacter sp. StoSoilB5 genome carries:
- a CDS encoding MFS transporter, with protein sequence MEKSSLASKPLPSHQTPTPSTNRSRLPGRFARLPELAGPGFLPLGLFARLPLAMLTVGTLTLVTAVSHSYAIGGMAAGAVGIGSAVGAPVLGSLADRAGQRIVLLVAAVVNTLAVVGLLAAAYVTPSYISVVDATGVLVAGFLAGASCPQVGPMARVRWMALTTRNLSSARSTSASRRDSASRRDSAGTEPVVPAGGSRSVAGSRADLDTALSYEGTADEVTFVLGPALVGILASLIAPWLPLAVAAVMTITLVPAFAVHPSQQAVVPAPRKAAGAVVGSAGDHAAGRRNRWAGAVVAVPVVAMVCMGTFFGATQNALSAFAAQYATAEIAGLLYSVMGLSSAVAALSVAFWPQRFSLAARWVAAALAMSLFALLLLVPSGIWPMVFVLLLLGIPVGPVMVTVFSIGGVVAPAGRMATVMTALASGIVAGTALGSYLAGQLAQTQGPGAAFLVSMAAAAGLLVLGILTYLVMKRRPQE
- a CDS encoding SMC family ATPase, which gives rise to MRIHRLDIEAFGPFATAQHIDFDQLSAQGLFLLNGATGAGKTSILDAICFALYGSVPGARQEGKRLRSDHAAPGAEPRVVCEFSARGRRFEVSRSPAWERPSARGRNGFTTQQAKTLLREWVSGGWEEKSSRNDEVGAELSDLLGMDRDQFTRVVMLPQGDFAAFLRSKAADRLELLQKLFGTQRFEAVERQIARQAAEAARAVEDNAAELTILLGRAASEREQLGLSDAVTDVETAAGAPEVWLAALETELLAESVRRNDEASAADARAVRLAEQLQEEQDKAQRHARLAAGMQRRVLHELAAARALENKEKLGGHRRAAVLGGQLEAVDATEGKYRSALGDRDKTREQLLSAGLDAAHPVAALEKVKSTLAVLDARLPDERRMEDVASRLAAKREEHSNHLAAAQAAAESLERLRADESALRAGMEPLEPLAAQADDLEREAAAAAGLVSVVSRHAAAAAELKDVSERHTQARSKTQDLRQAWLDVREARLANAAGELAAALAPGHACPVCGSNDHPSPAAAARSALSIAQEEDQANQLFEASEKALERIAEEVSSAAQLLAGLAAQGGSADPDESAARLVASEAAALEARKARGALDKLRSKQDALAKRITLLQEEHSGSMNAAMQAASAVEVLQEQHRALEDELEGLRQGFPSLRERSGALTSQRLLLQAEVDAVNELQRAGTARMEALAALERALPGSGFSSAEDVRRELLSASDVVALEKAFADFEAEAARLDELFAGEDLVMAAKEVSIGELPLPEDELSVAKTEAARAMEAAKELALSAGLASKAARSVQRIRVEYRNLAEAGREPRQHATLLAGLADTLRGAGENNYRMSLNSYVLAARLEQVAIAASERLVAMSDGRYTLQHTDARAARNQKSGLGLEVVDEWTGQRRDTSTLSGGESFMASLSLALGLADVVQQEAGGVDIETLFVDEGFGSLDEQALEQVMDALEGLRDGGRVVGLVSHVAEMKQRISSQLHVVKGRHGSSVVVAEAMPA